The window CATGACGGACTTTTTGCCCAGGGTATATCCGTTGTGGATCAGGCCGTAGGCAATTGCAATGGAAATGGCCGGATACAGGATCAGAGGCATGATGCCGCCCAAAGCTGATCCGCTGCTTGCAAAGGGCAGGAAGATGGAAATGATAATAGGCATGATGGCCGCCCATACGATGGCATCTCCCATCCCGGCAATAGGGCCCATAAGTCCTGTCTTAATGCCTGTTATGGCTTCATCGGTCACATTTTCCCCATTGGCCTTCTGCTCTTCCATGGAAATGGCAATCCCCTGGATGATCGCTCCGAAGATCCCCTCTGTGTTAAAGAAAACCAGGTGGCGTTTTAAGGCTGCGCTCAATTCTTCATCCGTGCTGTAAAGCTTTTTTAAAACCGGCGTCATGGATGCACAGAATACCAGACTCTGCAAACGCTCATAGGAATTGGAAAGTTCCGCGCCGGCATAATAAATCCACATGGATTTTGTAATATCTTTTTTTGTAAGCTTTTTTACCTGTGTCTGCTCTCCCATCTTAAACTGCCTCCTCCTTTAACTGGAATAAACCTAAAAGCAATGCCATGCAGGTGGCAAAGATCGCCACTGCCATGGTGTCAAGCTTCAAATACATGACTGCAAAGAATCCAACGATAAAGAACGGCACCAGTGCCTTTTTCCCGATGACCGACAGGGTGATGGCAAAGCCGAGAGCCGGAAGGATGCCTCCCATGATCTCAAAGGAATGCATGAGCCACCGGGGAAGGATGGTGATCAGCTGTTCCACGGCTGTTACGCCGAAATAGTCAATGGCAAATACGATTGGAAAACGGATGATCAGGCCTGCAATGGCGGGATAGAGAAAAGCCGCCCTCAAAATCCCTTTTGTATCCGCCTTCTCTGCATAACGGTCCGCCATATGTACCCAAACCGCATTGGTAGTCCTTCTTAACTGGTCTACAAATACGCCGATAACACCAAAGGGAATTGCCAGGGCAATGGCAACCTCCGGCGTCATATTGGACATGACCCCCAAAGGAATGGCAATACAGCCTGCAAGGGCCGGATCACTTGGAACATTGCCTCCCGGCGTGGACGTAACTCCCAGATAAACCAGCTGAAGCCCTGCCCCGATCTTCATGGCCAAAGGCATATTTCCGGTGAGCAAGCCTACAAAAACCCCGATCACTACCGGCTGAAGCAGCATGGAAGAAAAGGTGTACCCAAATCTCAAACGGCAGAACCAGTAATAGAACCCCATACATACAGCTAACATCAACACACTCATGTCATACCCTCCTTAGTTATTGTATTTTTTCAATATCCCATCCAAATTTTGAGGAACATCCTCCGGAATGGTCTGGAAGATGATCTTCACACCCGCTTCCTGAAGATAAACCAGCTTTTTCACATCCTCATCATCCAAGGTGATATTCTGAAATACCACCTTACGGTTAGGCGCTCCCCCAAGGCCTCCCACCTGAATGTCCGTAACTTCAATCCCTCCTTCATATACTTCCTTCATGCTTCCCAGATCAGGAAGTAGCAAAAGGACCCGTCCGTTTCCAAACTGGTTTTCCTTCCAGTTTTTAACTGCATCCGCCTTGCTGTAGCATTCTACCTTAACCCCTGCAGGAGCGGACATTAAGTAAATCTCCAGCATGAATTCATCAGCTGCAAGGCTGTCGCTGACCACAACAATTTTATTTGCCTGGGACTGGTTGACCCATTTTGTCATGACCTGTCCGTGAATCAGCCTGCTGTCGATCCTGCATAATACGATTTCTGCCATATTTCCTAATTCTCCTTTCTTTCCATGGATTCCATGATCTGACTCACCACGTCCATGACCGAAGCCTGTCCCTGTTTTAATACCACATCAAAGTTACAAGTCCCCGTGTACTGGATCTGTGTGCAGGCCTCAATCATAAGAGGTGCATTAAGGCCTGAAATCACCTTAATGTTCCGCTCTTTTCCGATTTTTGCACCTGCATTGGTAGTGGTTCCTCCAAAAACGTCAGTAAGGATCAAAGATCCCTCCGGCATCCCGGCTGCGTAACTCTCCACAAGGGCGTAATATTCGGCAAACGTCACTTCCGGTGTTAACGGGATCTCATGGACAAAATCCACGCTTCCCATAATCATCTTAAGGCTCTCCGTCAGCGCCATTCCCCAGCCTCCGTGGGTCAAAAGCAATATCTGCGGCTTTTCCATTTCGTACCTCCATTTCTTATGATGTGACCCTTGATAATTGAAATTGTAGCATACTACATTTTTAATGTCAATATTGTATTTATGATATTTGTACATATAAAATAATGTATTTTACTACTTTTCTTGTAATTATAACTTTTTTATCCCTGGAATATTGTATTTTGATTTTAAAATATGATATACTTATTTTGAAATTCACTACAGAAGTGCTACAGAAATAACAACACGCTTCCCTTTCCGGGAAGAGTGAAAGAAAGGCTGTATAACAAATGACTGAGAACTATGAACTTTTTACATTAATGGCCCGGATTGACGGTATGTCAAACCAGTTTACCAAGACTGACTGGAAAATCGTCCAGTATATTAAGAAGTCCACGGCCAAATTCATTGAACTGAGCGCCCAGGAGCTGGCAAAGGAAATCGGGACATCGGATGCCAGCATTATCCGCTTTGCTCAGAAAGTAGGATACTCCGGGCTTAATGAGTTAAAATATACCATGCAGAAGGAGATCGACAAAAGTTCTTCTTCCGTCAATCATTCCGACTACTCCACTCTGCTTAACGATAACAAGATGCTTTTGGACAGCCTGTTTAATCTCACAAACCCTTCGGACATCAACCATGCCAGGGAGCTTATGCTAAAATCCCAGCGTATTTTTATCGTTGGCCTGAATTTCAACCAGAATGTAGCAGAAATCATTGCCCACAAATTCATGACCATTGGACTTACGGTCCAGGCCCTGACCAATTATGATACCCTAAAGCTGTATCAGAGCCTGTCCAGGGAAAGCGACCTTTTTATCACCATCTCCCTTTCCGGCAATCACAAGCAGCTTTCCTCCATCCTGGCTGACTTTAAGAAAAACGGGAGCAGCATTCTGCTTGTCACCAATTACGAAAAGTCCCTCTGCTCTCCCTATGCGAACATAACACTTCTGGTCCCAAAAACAGACCTGCTCCACAGCAGCAACACCATTTCCAGGGAGATCCTCATCCTGGTTCTCTTTGACATGCTGTTCCATAACTTCCTCACAGAGGATGTGAAGTCCTTCCAGGCCTTCCAAAAGGCTGCCTCCTACTCTAAGCTGAGCGCGGCTGATGATACCAGGGATGGCCTTAGAAAGCTGATGGATCTGCTGTAAATATTGATGAGCCGGCTTTTGTAAAACAAACCGGCCCTGCTGCTGCCCCATATAAGAGAAAATGCTGTTTCCGGCCCTGCCCGGGCCAAAAACAGCATTTTCTCTTATTTCACAGCTTCCTATATCCTATACTTTTATCTTTTTTCAGACACACTTCATTTTCAAGCTGTCTGTTTTATTCCAAGCTTTAAAATCCTTTAATTAACTCTCCATTCTTAGGTTCAAAGCGTCCGGTAAAGAAGCGCAGAACTTCTGGCTCATATACCCATTTAAGACCGCTGATGTCATGCCTCATCTGATACAGCTGGATTATTGCTTCAGCAACATAGTCCAGATGTGCATATGTATAAACTCTTCTCGGAATGGTCAGACGGATTGTCTCCAGCTTCGGCACATGGTTCTCTCCTGTCTTAATGTCTCTTCCTGCGGAGACAATGCCGCGTTCCATGGTTCTGACACCGGAGAACTCATAAACAGCTGCTGCCAGAGCCTGAGCCGGGAAGTCCGTTTTCTGATCCAGATGATCTAAGAATGCACGGGCATCTACGAAAATTGCATGACCGCCGCTGGGCTTAACCATAGGAACTCCTGCAGCGTCCAGCTTTTCCCCAAGGTAACGGATCTGATTTACGCGGTGGCTGATGTAGTTGTATTCCATTGACTCTCTAAGGCCAATTGCCATGGCCTCCATATCTCTTCCTGCCATTCCGCCGTAGGTAGGCATGCCTTCATACTGTACGACCATTCCAGTTGCACGGATATATAAATCTTTATCATTCATGCACAGGAAGCCGCCGATATTGGTCAGGCAGTCTTTTTTTCCGGACATGGTACAGCCATCGCCGTAGGAGAACAATTCGTGAACAATCTCCTTAATGGTCTTATCCTCATAGCCTTTTTCTCTTGTCTTGATGAAATATGCGTTCTCCACACATCTGGTGGCATCGAACATTACCTTAATGCCATACTTATGAGCCATCTCAGACACAGCCTTAATGTTAGCCATGGAAACCGGCTGTCCGCCTGCCAGGTTTACAGTGACTGCAAGGCAGATATATGGGATCCTGTCTGCACCGACTTCGTCAATGAGAGCCTGGAACTTATTTAAGTCCACATTGCCCTTGAAGTCCAGAATTGCGCCTGGATCATGGGCTTCGTCAATAACCACGTCTCGGAAAGTAGCTCCATTGTGTTCCTGATGGAACCGGGTTGTGGTGAAATACATGTTACCAGGTACATAGTCTCCCGGCTTAATGGTAAGAGAAGACAGAATGTTCTCTGCGCCGCGTCCCTGATGAGTAGGAACAACATATTTGAATCCAAAGAGTTCGCGCACAGTCTCCTCTAAATGGTAAAAGTTTCTGGATCCGCCGTAAGCTTCGTCACCCAGCATCAGTCCTGCCCACTGTCTGTCACTCATTGCATTTGTTCCGGAATCTGTCAGAAGGTCAATAAAACATTCCTCTGATTTTAACAGGAACGTATTATATCCTGCTGTCCTGATGGCTTCTTTTCTCTCTTCTTTGTTTAAGTTGCCCATAGGCTCTACCATCTTGATTTTGAAAGGCTCCGGTGCAAATTTCATCATATCCATTACTATTCCTCCTGCAAAATATTTATATTTTTATTTTTTTTAATTAAAAAATTCTTTTCGTAATCCTTAAGGGATGCAATGGCCTGGCCTGATAAGGGAATGATTGCCAGCATATTGAAAATGGTCATAAGCCCTACACCAAGGTCTCCTAAATCCCACACAAAGCTATATGCAGCGATTCCGCCGACAAACAGCATCACCAGTGCAAAAATCTTATATCCTGTCTGAGCTGCCCATGTATCCTTGAAAATATAAGCCACATTGCTGCGCGCATAGTACAGAATGCCAATAAATGTGGAAAAGCTGAACAGAAACAGGATAATCGCGATAAAAATAACTCCGAATCTACCCAGGTGATAGTTCATAGCTCCCTGCAAAAGATCCATTCCCTCTAATCCGCTGATAACCTCAGCCGGTGCCAAAAGCATCAGAAATGCGGAACAGCTGCAGATTGCCAGGGTATCAATGAAAACACCCAGAGACTGAATCAGCCCCTGCGTTACCGGATGATCCACCTCGGCAGCCGCTGCTGCACAGGGGGCGGAGCCGCTTCCGGCCTCATTTGAAAAAAGTCCCCGCTTTACTCCGTTCATAACAACGGCTCCCATTCCTCCTCCTACCATAGGCTTAAGTCCAAATGCCTGGGAAAAGATGCTGTCAAACACAGCCGGAAGATGAACGATATTCCTGGCAATAATGAAAAGCGTAATTGCAATATAAGCGCATGCCATAATCGGCACAACCTTATCCAGTACCTTCACTGTGGCATTCTTACGGAGCACAATGCATGCGGAAACCGCAACCAGAACCACTGTCGTGGTGATCTGGGGAATGCCAAATGCATTTTTAAAGGCAGTGGAAACCGAATTTCCGATTACCTGGCTGATACCGGCCCAGCAAAGCAGACCAGAGAGCGCAAACGCAATTCCAAGGAATGTGCACTTGCATCCTTTTATGTAATAGGTGTTGCCGTCCATTGCCACATACTCTGCTTCCTTCTTTACATCCTTTACAAAGATATCTTCATGCTTCACCTTTGTAATAAACCGGATCCGGTTCATGAAATAGGCAGGTCCGCCTCTGTATCCTCCATAGAGAGGATCCTTTTCTTTGTAAATCTGCGCCAGCGTTGATTCAATGAATGAAGTAGACGAGCCTATAATGGCAGTCACCCACATCCAGAATACTGCGCCTGCGCCGCCAAAGGAAATGGCCGCTACCACGCCTGCCAGGTTCCCCATACCCACGCGGGTGGCCGTGGCGATGATCAATGCCTGAAGACCAGAGATGGAATTCTGATCCTCTCCCTTTTTTTTCCTCAAAGTCGCCCGAATCATTTCAGGAAAAAGCCGGAACGGCAGGAATCTTGTTTTAACGGTGAAATAAAGTCCTGCGGGAATCAGCAGGATTACCAGCAATGATATGCCGAACTGGGTTTCACCATTTGAAAATTCCAGAATAAACATGTCGCCCCACAACAGTTTATTAAGTGCCGTTACAATCTTTACGATGTAAAACACCAGCCATTCAAATAGATGCATTTCCCTATCCTCCTTTACATATTTAGTTTTTGCTTTCTACCTTCAAGTCCGTTTTGTGATGCATGATGTATGATGCATCATATGTGTTAGGTTTATTATACAACTAAAAGGCATTTTGTCAATATTTTTTTTTAACATTTTTTATATTTCTGCGGTTGTGGGAAATATATAGACAAGCCCGGCCAACAATTGTCCCTATTATTGCTTTTAAAAGAGATTTATAGTAAGATGTAAACTACAAGTAATTAAGACAAGCAGGAAGGAGAAGATGATAATGAGTACTCTTGTGAAAATGACCTTAAGCGAACAGATATACAATATCCTAAAAAATGAGATCATGAGCGGAACCATTCCTCTGGGAAGCAAAATAACAAACAGAGAACTGCAGGAACGCTTTTTAGTTTCCTCCACACCGGTGCGGGATACCATCAACAAGCTTTATCAGGATGGCCTGGTAAAAGAGGTTACTAAAACAGGCGCCCAGGTGATCAGCTTTGACTATGGATATGCGACAGAAATCAATGAATTCATTGCGGCTATCTCCTGTGTAGCTCTCAAAATGACCGTTGCCAAGGGTACTGACAGGGAAGTGACAAAGCATTTGAAGGAATATTTAAAAAAGCAGACAATTGCTCCGGATGATGATGCCTACTTTGACGCAGACTTCCATTTTCATAAGTCATTTTTTGACTTCTGCGGCAATCAGTTCTTAAAAGAGACCTACAAAAGATACAATCTTCTCCGTTTCCTGCTGATAAAGTTTGCTATCCGCACAGCGGAAGACCGGTCCTGCTCCACCAAGCAGCACGGGGATATTGTCAATGCCTACAGCTCCGGCCAATTTGACCTTGCCTCCCAGCTTCTGGAGCAGCACTATATCCACGGCCTTTCGCTGATTAAAGGATACAATCCATAAGAAAAACCAAGAGGCTGAGTAACCGCTTTAAATCCCACCTTACGATGGGCGGGTCCTGCCTATATCCTTTCTGCTGCCGGTCGTATTTCCGGACTTTCACCTTATAGAACGTACACCCGTTGGACGCATCAAAAAAGAAGCTGCACACTAATCACTTAGTGTGGCAGCCCCCTCTTTCCCTGCTGAAATATTCTATTTCTTTAGTTTTCTGCCTCAATCCCCTTATAGAAAATATCCGCTTATCTGACAAGGTGATCAGTCATCCTCCTCCGGGACCAGCTCCGTAGTCTCATTCTTAGGCGGCATGGCAAAGGAGAAAATAATAAATCCAATCAGCCCCGCGATCAGCCCCGGTATAATGGGCTGGCTGAATTTGACTCCAAACAGCACGCCTCCGGAAATATGCTCTAAATATACTACCACAATGGTTCCTGCTATGAGAGAAGCAATGGTTCCCGCTGATGACGCCTTTTTCCAGTAATGCCCCATAACATAAGGGAAGAACGAGCCTGCAGCCCGAAGGGTAAAGCAAAACATGAGAATGGATACGATGCTCTGGGTATTAAACAGGGCAATGAACATGGAGGCCACGCCTACCAGACACATAACGATTTTTGTGACTCTCATGACAGACTGGCTGGAAGCATCCGGCTTTAACACGGCCTTATAAATATCATTGGAGAAGATGGACCCTGCTCCCAAAAGATCGGAATCCGAACTTGACATGGTTGCTGAGATAATGCCGGAAAACAAAAGTCCGCAGACCACTGCTGGCATGGTGTTGATTGCCAGGATCGGAAGCGCATATCTGGCTCCCACCTCTGCAAACTGCTCAGAATTAAATTTCCCCATATTCATCAGTGCCAGGGTAATGACTCCCAGAATTGTGGGAATAAAGGCATAGATGAAGTTGATAAGGGCTGCCAGCCAGGCTCCGCCTTTTGCTGCCTTCTCATCCTTGGCCGCATAAAAACGGGATACCGCCTCCTGCCCCACGGAGAATGTAGCTGTGTACATGATGATAAGGGAAATGATTCCGAATAAATCATAGCCCTGGAACATGCTTAAGGTTCCCTCCGGAATATTAGCCGTCACATTTTCCCAGCCTCCTGCAAACCGGAGCGCAAAAGGTACTGCAATGATCATTCCGATAACAATGAGAAACACCTGGACAAAGTCCGTCAGGGTAACACTCCATAAGCCTCCCATAATGGAGTAGACCGTTACCACTACCGCCACGATGATGACTGCCACCTGGTAATCTATGCCCAGCATGGTGGACAAAATAACCGCTGATGCAATAAACTGTCCCGCCGTAAGCCCTACCAGGGGCAAAAGCATGATAACAGCCGTAATGATGCCGCAGGACTTATTATAACGCCTTCGGAAATATTCCGGTACCGTCTTAACCGTTGCAGCCCTGAACCGGGGCGCAATAAAGCTTAAAATGGCAAATGCGATCCCCATGGTGATTATGTACCAGGAAGCACTGAGTCCAAAGCCTGACATCCCGTTCTGCACCACTCCAAGGGAACTTCCCCCGCCGATTTCCGTAGCAGCCAGCGTTCCGGCCATGAGAAGCGGCCCAAGGCGGCGTCCAGCCACCAGAAAGTCTGTACTGGTAGAAATCTTGGAGGATGAATACCAACCGATCCACAGCATGAGCAGCAGATAAATGATAACAATAGCAGTAACAACAACATTTGCTCCCATAAAAAACCCCTCCTGTTTTTATATGAAAATTCTTTTATGAATCCAGTTTAACACATTCACAGGGCAGGGCACACAACCGATTCTGCCGATTTCCCACCAAATATGCAGATTCTTTCTCTCCGCTTGACTTCTCTGAAAAATCTCAATAAAATGGAATGAGATCGGAGGGACTTTTCTATGCTGCGTATTGCCATCTGTGACGACAGCAGAGAGGACAGGAAGAGGATTCTTGACTTTGTGCGCGACTACTATAAAAAGCATGATATGGATGCTCAGATTGATGATTTTGAAACCGCCGGAACATTGCTTTCCGCGGAAGAAACCTATGACATCTATCTTCTGGATGTCATCATGCCTGACATGACCGGCATTGAAGCCGCCAAAAGGCTGGTGAAAAAGAAAGAAGCTCCTGTAATCATATTCATCACCTCATCCTTAGAATCCGCCGTAGACGGTTACCGGGTCAATGCTTCAGGCTTTGTCTTAAAGCCCCTGGCGGAAAAGGATTTTGAGGAAACCTTAAAACGGGTCATGGAACAAAACTTTAAATCCAGGGAAGCTGCGATTTCCATCATACATAACCGGGTTCCCATGGAGCTTAAGCTAAGCCGGATCCTGTACTTTGAAAACAGGCTGCACCGGGTCTACATTGTCCTTAAAAACGGGGAGGTTCTTTCCATCCACCAAAAGCTCAATGAGCTTCAGGAGGAATTAAAGCCTCAGACCTGCTTTCTCCGCTGCCACCAAAGCTATATTGTAAACTTGAACCACGTGGAAGCTTTGGAAGCCACGGGCTTTGTGATGACAAACGGGGATATGGTCCCTGTTTCCCGCAATTTTTACAAGGAATGCAAATACGTTTACTATCATTTTCAATTGAAGTGAGGCAGCCATGAACGAAGCAGCATGTAATGTTATATTAAATCTGATCAATCTGGCAGTCCGCATGATGCCTATTTTTGTCTGTCTGGAGCCAAAAAGGAAGAACCGGGAAAACATCGCGGCAGTATCCGTTTATCTCTGGGTCATCATGGTATCCCTCCAATCTCTGTTTCACATCAGGGAACCGGTGTTTCTCTTCGTCCAGGGGATCTTCTCCTGCCTCTTTTTTCTCCTTCTTCTCATATTTTTTAACGGAGAGCTGATAAAAAAGGTATTTCTTTACTTATCCGCCTGGCTTTTTGCAGTCTTATCCATGTCATTAAACGAGTTTGCCGCCTCGGTTTTGGGAAAATCCATATTCCTTTCCTACAGTCAGATCTGCGTCATCGTTTCCTTCCTGTCCGCCTGCGGATTTTATATTTTTGTCCGTTACTGGCTAAAGGATAGGACCGGTCAGCTTTTTATCCAGCTGTCCAGACGCTCCCATCTGCTCCTTGCCGCGTATCCGGCTATTTCCCTGGCCATTTCCCTGTTTGGCACCTCCACCATCTTTTCCAGAGAATCCCTTGCAAAAAGAGGGTTTGAAGATGTGGTTTTCTATCTTGCCTTCTGCACCATGATCCTGGTGCTTTATGTCATGATCCTGGACGGCACCCTGGAAGCTGTATCCAGAAAGAAAACAGAGGAAGAGCTTATATTTGCCAGGCAGCTCATCGGAAAGCAGAGAGAGCATTACAACCAGATGCTGGAACATGCAGATGAGCTTCGGATCATCCGCCACGATTTCAGGCACCATATCCACGCCCTTCTCCATATGGACAAAGATCAGCAGAGAAAATACTTACTTGATCTAAACAAGGAGTTAGATACCCCAAAAGAGCAAAATTACTGTGAAAATCCTGCCGTCAACCAGGTCCTTCAGGAATACGGCACCCGCTGCCAGGAAAACCAGATCGAATTCGTGGCAAGTCTGGATATATCCGCCCACATCCCAATCGATGACTTAACTCTTTGCATTGTCATCGGCAATCTTATGGAAAACTCCATGGAAGCCTGCTTAAAGCTTAAGGAAAACCGCTTTATCCATTTGCAGGCAAGGTGGATGCAGGATCATCTCATGATGCTTGCGGAAAATTCCTACAACGGCCAGATCAGAGAAAGCGGAGGAAAGCTTTTGTCCAGCAAACAGGATGGAGGCCTGGGGCTGTTAAGCATCCGCAGGATATTAAACCGGCCGGGAGATGACTTTGACATATGCTTTAACGATACCACCTTTACGGCCATGGTAAATATCATGGACCGCTCCGGCATCTGACCGGCTGGGGGACTGATGAGATGGCCGCAGGAATCCTTGCATCAAAGTTTTCCAAGGTGGTTGACGGAATTTATCAGACCATTAACATCATGGAAAATGATGAAAACAAGAAACGGATTGCAAAAAATCCGGAAGAATGCGGGATTCCATTTGATGTGAAATATCAGTATAATTACTATAAGGACTGTTAGAACAAATTTAAGATTCTGAAAAAAACAAGCATGAAAAATTACCGGGAAAACCGATATGTTTCATGCTTGTTTTAATTTCCGCCTTTCGTCACAGCCAAGGCATCTAACGCTTAACCTTTGGCCAGTATCAAAGCCGTATCCAGCGCTGAGAATGCGGGACGTTTCATGATGATCCTGGGAAATTCACTATGAATGACTAAAGACAATTCCGTTCCCATTATCTTATTTTTTAACAGCACACTTCCCCAGAACCATAATTCCACAGGCTTTTCTCCCTCATACTTGTAAAGTCCGGCCTTATAATAAACATCTCTGACAAGAGTCAGCAGTTCATCCCTGCACTCCTTAAGAATCTCTGATCCTGCTTCCTCACCCATATCACAGGCCTTTTCTGCAAGGATTGCATAAGAGGCAATTTCCGACTTCTCCATAAGCCTGTCATTGACAAAACCATTGATCTCATCTAATGTTGTTAAGCCGCTTTTCTCTGAAAACAACTGATACAGCACAGGACACTTCTGCCTTCCGTCAATATGATTGGCAGCCGCTCTTATTACCTTCATCCCCATGTGAAAACCGCTTCCCTCATCACTGAGTACATGTCCCCAGCCTCCGCAGCGAACAATCTCCCCGGATTCCCCTCTTGCAAATGCGATGGAGCCGGTACCGCTTACCAGCACAATGGCCGGTCCGGAGGACATATGAAGAAAAATTTCACAATCATTATGGACTGTTATGCTTTCCTGTTTAAACCCCATTTCCATAAAAGATCTTCTGCATTCCTCTTCCTGCCTTTTGGAATCAATTCCGCTGGCGGCAACGCAAACCTTGATACAGTCTTCTGCCTTCAAATGATTTTCCTCCAGGACAGGCAGAATCAGGCTGCGGTATTTTTCATTGCACAGCTTAAATCCATCTGTATTCATGGTACCTCCCGCACCATAAAACTCTCCAATGACTTTGCCCTCAGCGGACTCGATCTTCATTCGTGCAACCGTTCCGCCTATGTCTAAACCAGCATAGTATTTCATAATACCCTCCTAAATTAAGCTTTTGT of the Lacrimispora indolis DSM 755 genome contains:
- a CDS encoding sodium:solute symporter family protein translates to MGANVVVTAIVIIYLLLMLWIGWYSSSKISTSTDFLVAGRRLGPLLMAGTLAATEIGGGSSLGVVQNGMSGFGLSASWYIITMGIAFAILSFIAPRFRAATVKTVPEYFRRRYNKSCGIITAVIMLLPLVGLTAGQFIASAVILSTMLGIDYQVAVIIVAVVVTVYSIMGGLWSVTLTDFVQVFLIVIGMIIAVPFALRFAGGWENVTANIPEGTLSMFQGYDLFGIISLIIMYTATFSVGQEAVSRFYAAKDEKAAKGGAWLAALINFIYAFIPTILGVITLALMNMGKFNSEQFAEVGARYALPILAINTMPAVVCGLLFSGIISATMSSSDSDLLGAGSIFSNDIYKAVLKPDASSQSVMRVTKIVMCLVGVASMFIALFNTQSIVSILMFCFTLRAAGSFFPYVMGHYWKKASSAGTIASLIAGTIVVVYLEHISGGVLFGVKFSQPIIPGLIAGLIGFIIFSFAMPPKNETTELVPEEDD
- a CDS encoding GntR family transcriptional regulator, with amino-acid sequence MSTLVKMTLSEQIYNILKNEIMSGTIPLGSKITNRELQERFLVSSTPVRDTINKLYQDGLVKEVTKTGAQVISFDYGYATEINEFIAAISCVALKMTVAKGTDREVTKHLKEYLKKQTIAPDDDAYFDADFHFHKSFFDFCGNQFLKETYKRYNLLRFLLIKFAIRTAEDRSCSTKQHGDIVNAYSSGQFDLASQLLEQHYIHGLSLIKGYNP
- a CDS encoding tyrosine phenol-lyase, translated to MDMMKFAPEPFKIKMVEPMGNLNKEERKEAIRTAGYNTFLLKSEECFIDLLTDSGTNAMSDRQWAGLMLGDEAYGGSRNFYHLEETVRELFGFKYVVPTHQGRGAENILSSLTIKPGDYVPGNMYFTTTRFHQEHNGATFRDVVIDEAHDPGAILDFKGNVDLNKFQALIDEVGADRIPYICLAVTVNLAGGQPVSMANIKAVSEMAHKYGIKVMFDATRCVENAYFIKTREKGYEDKTIKEIVHELFSYGDGCTMSGKKDCLTNIGGFLCMNDKDLYIRATGMVVQYEGMPTYGGMAGRDMEAMAIGLRESMEYNYISHRVNQIRYLGEKLDAAGVPMVKPSGGHAIFVDARAFLDHLDQKTDFPAQALAAAVYEFSGVRTMERGIVSAGRDIKTGENHVPKLETIRLTIPRRVYTYAHLDYVAEAIIQLYQMRHDISGLKWVYEPEVLRFFTGRFEPKNGELIKGF
- a CDS encoding alanine/glycine:cation symporter family protein produces the protein MHLFEWLVFYIVKIVTALNKLLWGDMFILEFSNGETQFGISLLVILLIPAGLYFTVKTRFLPFRLFPEMIRATLRKKKGEDQNSISGLQALIIATATRVGMGNLAGVVAAISFGGAGAVFWMWVTAIIGSSTSFIESTLAQIYKEKDPLYGGYRGGPAYFMNRIRFITKVKHEDIFVKDVKKEAEYVAMDGNTYYIKGCKCTFLGIAFALSGLLCWAGISQVIGNSVSTAFKNAFGIPQITTTVVLVAVSACIVLRKNATVKVLDKVVPIMACAYIAITLFIIARNIVHLPAVFDSIFSQAFGLKPMVGGGMGAVVMNGVKRGLFSNEAGSGSAPCAAAAAEVDHPVTQGLIQSLGVFIDTLAICSCSAFLMLLAPAEVISGLEGMDLLQGAMNYHLGRFGVIFIAIILFLFSFSTFIGILYYARSNVAYIFKDTWAAQTGYKIFALVMLFVGGIAAYSFVWDLGDLGVGLMTIFNMLAIIPLSGQAIASLKDYEKNFLIKKNKNINILQEE
- a CDS encoding PTS sugar transporter subunit IIA gives rise to the protein MEKPQILLLTHGGWGMALTESLKMIMGSVDFVHEIPLTPEVTFAEYYALVESYAAGMPEGSLILTDVFGGTTTNAGAKIGKERNIKVISGLNAPLMIEACTQIQYTGTCNFDVVLKQGQASVMDVVSQIMESMERKEN
- a CDS encoding PTS system mannose/fructose/N-acetylgalactosamine-transporter subunit IIB is translated as MAEIVLCRIDSRLIHGQVMTKWVNQSQANKIVVVSDSLAADEFMLEIYLMSAPAGVKVECYSKADAVKNWKENQFGNGRVLLLLPDLGSMKEVYEGGIEVTDIQVGGLGGAPNRKVVFQNITLDDEDVKKLVYLQEAGVKIIFQTIPEDVPQNLDGILKKYNN
- a CDS encoding MurR/RpiR family transcriptional regulator is translated as MTENYELFTLMARIDGMSNQFTKTDWKIVQYIKKSTAKFIELSAQELAKEIGTSDASIIRFAQKVGYSGLNELKYTMQKEIDKSSSSVNHSDYSTLLNDNKMLLDSLFNLTNPSDINHARELMLKSQRIFIVGLNFNQNVAEIIAHKFMTIGLTVQALTNYDTLKLYQSLSRESDLFITISLSGNHKQLSSILADFKKNGSSILLVTNYEKSLCSPYANITLLVPKTDLLHSSNTISREILILVLFDMLFHNFLTEDVKSFQAFQKAASYSKLSAADDTRDGLRKLMDLL
- a CDS encoding PTS system mannose/fructose/sorbose family transporter subunit IID; this translates as MGEQTQVKKLTKKDITKSMWIYYAGAELSNSYERLQSLVFCASMTPVLKKLYSTDEELSAALKRHLVFFNTEGIFGAIIQGIAISMEEQKANGENVTDEAITGIKTGLMGPIAGMGDAIVWAAIMPIIISIFLPFASSGSALGGIMPLILYPAISIAIAYGLIHNGYTLGKKSVMSLLHGGKMKSIIFTANVIGLTMMGALSASYVNITTPLKFEFVSGTQIVVQDILNTIAPGLLPLAAVFTIYTYLRKKGPYYNRILLTVVAVAVIASLLGIL
- a CDS encoding PTS mannose/fructose/sorbose/N-acetylgalactosamine transporter subunit IIC yields the protein MSVLMLAVCMGFYYWFCRLRFGYTFSSMLLQPVVIGVFVGLLTGNMPLAMKIGAGLQLVYLGVTSTPGGNVPSDPALAGCIAIPLGVMSNMTPEVAIALAIPFGVIGVFVDQLRRTTNAVWVHMADRYAEKADTKGILRAAFLYPAIAGLIIRFPIVFAIDYFGVTAVEQLITILPRWLMHSFEIMGGILPALGFAITLSVIGKKALVPFFIVGFFAVMYLKLDTMAVAIFATCMALLLGLFQLKEEAV